One window of the Anabaena sphaerica FACHB-251 genome contains the following:
- a CDS encoding ABC transporter ATP-binding protein translates to MVNNIASPQFPLLAATGLCKSFGGIQAVKEVNIEVIKGSITGLIGPNGAGKTTLFNLLSNFIHPDKGRVIFDGEPIHNLQPYQIAQQGLIRTFQVARTLSRLSVLENMLLAAQKQTGENFWQVQFQPHVVAKEEKQLKERAMFLLESVGLDKKANDYAGGLSGGQRKLLEMGRALMTNPKLILLDEPAAGVNPKLIDDICDRILRWNREDEMTFLIIEHNMDVIMSLCDRVWVLAEGQNLAVGTPTEIQRNTKVLEAYLGE, encoded by the coding sequence ATGGTAAATAATATAGCATCCCCCCAATTTCCCCTATTAGCTGCTACCGGACTTTGTAAAAGCTTCGGTGGCATTCAAGCTGTTAAAGAGGTCAATATCGAAGTTATTAAAGGTAGCATTACTGGTTTGATTGGTCCTAATGGTGCTGGTAAAACTACTTTATTTAATTTACTATCAAATTTCATCCACCCAGATAAGGGAAGAGTGATTTTTGATGGTGAACCTATTCATAATTTACAACCATATCAAATTGCTCAACAAGGTTTAATTCGCACCTTTCAAGTAGCGCGAACTCTTTCGCGGTTGTCGGTTTTAGAAAATATGCTGTTAGCAGCACAAAAACAAACCGGGGAGAATTTTTGGCAAGTTCAGTTTCAACCGCACGTTGTCGCTAAAGAAGAAAAACAACTCAAAGAAAGAGCAATGTTTTTATTAGAGTCTGTAGGGTTAGACAAAAAAGCAAATGACTATGCTGGTGGTTTATCTGGGGGACAGCGCAAGCTGCTGGAAATGGGAAGGGCTTTGATGACTAATCCTAAGTTAATTTTATTAGATGAACCTGCTGCGGGGGTGAATCCCAAATTAATTGATGATATATGCGATCGCATTCTCAGGTGGAACCGTGAAGACGAGATGACTTTTTTAATTATTGAACACAATATGGATGTGATTATGTCCTTGTGCGATCGCGTCTGGGTACTAGCAGAAGGGCAAAATTTAGCCGTCGGTACTCCCACTGAAATTCAAAGAAATACTAAAGTTTTAGAGGCATATTTGGGAGAATAG
- a CDS encoding glucose-6-phosphate isomerase, with translation MDAKALWQRYQDWLYYHEGLGLYLDISRMRFDDAFVESLQPKFDKAFADMAALEKGAIANPDENRMVGHYWLRNPDLAPTPELTQEIVQTLEQIEAFADQVHTGAVHPPKESRFTDIISIGIGGSALGPEFVAEALAPDFPPLKIHFIDNTDPTGIDRVLSHIDNLASTLVLVISKSGGTPEPRNGMIEVKKAYAAKNLDFTKYAVAVTGPDSNLDKVAKSENWLARFAMYDWVGGRTSEMSAVGLVPAALQGIDVRAMLDGAKEMDDATRVANIKNNPAALLALAWYFSGNGKGEKDMVVLPYKDSLLLFSRYLQQLVMESLGKEKDLDGKTVYQGIAVYGNKGSTDQHAYVQQLREGVPNFFATLIEVLEDRQGASPEIDPGVTSGDYLAGFLLGTRQALYENNRDSITVTIPQVNARTVGALIALYERAVGLYASLVNVNAYHQPGVEAGKKAAAVILDLQQKVMTVLQTEKKALSISEVADKAGVANEVEAIYKILRHLHANHRGVVLTGDLAKPGSLTVSLG, from the coding sequence ATGGATGCTAAGGCACTTTGGCAACGTTACCAAGATTGGTTATATTACCACGAGGGATTAGGACTGTATCTAGATATTAGCCGGATGCGGTTCGATGATGCTTTCGTGGAATCGTTGCAGCCGAAGTTTGACAAAGCGTTTGCGGATATGGCAGCTTTAGAGAAGGGAGCGATCGCCAATCCTGATGAAAACCGGATGGTAGGACACTACTGGTTGCGGAATCCCGATTTAGCACCGACTCCAGAACTAACACAAGAAATTGTCCAAACCTTAGAACAAATCGAAGCTTTTGCTGACCAGGTACACACTGGGGCTGTACATCCCCCCAAGGAAAGCCGCTTCACAGATATCATTTCTATCGGTATTGGTGGTTCGGCTTTGGGGCCAGAATTTGTGGCTGAAGCCCTCGCACCCGATTTTCCACCCCTGAAGATTCATTTTATCGACAATACCGATCCTACAGGTATTGATCGGGTTCTCTCCCACATCGACAATTTAGCCAGCACTTTAGTATTAGTCATTTCTAAATCTGGGGGAACTCCCGAACCCCGTAACGGCATGATTGAGGTGAAAAAAGCCTATGCTGCCAAAAATTTAGACTTTACTAAATATGCAGTTGCTGTTACTGGACCAGATAGCAACCTAGATAAAGTCGCAAAATCTGAAAACTGGTTAGCCCGGTTTGCGATGTATGACTGGGTAGGTGGACGTACCTCGGAAATGTCTGCTGTAGGGCTAGTACCTGCGGCTTTACAGGGCATTGATGTCCGTGCCATGCTGGATGGGGCAAAAGAAATGGATGACGCTACTCGCGTCGCTAATATCAAAAATAACCCAGCGGCTTTGTTAGCTTTGGCTTGGTATTTCTCCGGTAATGGCAAAGGCGAAAAAGATATGGTTGTCTTACCTTACAAAGACAGCTTGTTATTATTTAGCCGCTATTTGCAACAACTGGTAATGGAATCTTTGGGTAAGGAAAAAGACTTAGACGGTAAAACTGTATATCAAGGTATTGCTGTTTATGGTAACAAAGGTTCTACCGACCAACACGCCTATGTACAGCAGTTGCGGGAAGGTGTACCCAATTTCTTTGCAACCTTAATTGAGGTTTTAGAAGACCGTCAAGGTGCATCTCCAGAAATTGATCCTGGTGTGACTTCTGGTGATTATTTGGCTGGTTTCTTGTTAGGAACTCGTCAAGCACTGTATGAAAATAACCGCGATTCGATTACAGTGACTATTCCTCAAGTTAATGCTCGCACAGTTGGCGCGTTAATTGCATTGTATGAACGGGCTGTAGGTTTATATGCCAGTTTAGTAAATGTCAATGCTTATCACCAACCAGGTGTAGAAGCTGGTAAGAAAGCCGCCGCTGTTATTCTCGATTTACAACAAAAAGTAATGACTGTATTGCAAACAGAAAAGAAAGCACTTTCTATTTCTGAAGTTGCTGATAAAGCGGGCGTTGCTAATGAAGTTGAAGCAATTTACAAAATTCTCCGTCATTTACACGCTAATCATCGCGGTGTGGTGTTAACTGGTGATTTAGCTAAACCAGGTAGTTTAACTGTTTCTCTCGGTTAA
- a CDS encoding cytotoxic translational repressor of toxin-antitoxin stability system codes for MEVEVRYARSFLVDLKSLEPVAYERVYDFAFIECINNKWHLHSLPELRQLDDEGIFYRFTIDNYLIGIEITGEIVKFLRVVPKPDV; via the coding sequence CTGGAAGTAGAAGTGCGCTATGCCAGGTCTTTTTTGGTAGACCTCAAAAGTTTAGAACCAGTTGCCTATGAACGGGTGTATGATTTTGCTTTTATTGAGTGTATTAACAACAAGTGGCATTTGCACAGCCTGCCGGAGTTGCGACAGCTTGATGATGAGGGTATTTTTTATCGTTTTACCATAGATAACTATCTGATTGGCATAGAAATTACGGGGGAAATAGTCAAATTCTTGCGTGTTGTTCCTAAGCCTGATGTTTAA
- a CDS encoding branched-chain amino acid ABC transporter permease: MIEYLIFLAISTATFALFALGLNLQWGFTGLINFGHIAFMTLGAYTTVLLSLKGVPLLFSAIAGAIVAALLGLVIGFATLRLREDYLGIVTIGTGELIRLVVNNQDLPVGDAWVSGAFGVQSYLIPLNTTPNLFFRLLMIAVLTLLTIITLFSLWRWVKTAQKSPSNNQEFISRLVVGVILGLLSVAIYVAGAMGLYDYNPKAGLMLLALLVLAFVFWRLEFLVKSPWGRVLKAIREDEEVPKALGKNVFWYKLQSLMLGGAIAGIAGGFFAWQLSAIYPDNFQPQLTFDAWIMVILGGSGNNIGTILGAVIYFAYDALTREFLPKIVPLDVERIGAFRIMFIGLILMVLMIWRPQGILGKKEELTLGK, translated from the coding sequence ATGATTGAATATCTGATTTTTCTGGCTATTTCTACCGCTACTTTTGCCCTGTTCGCACTAGGACTTAATTTGCAGTGGGGTTTTACAGGGTTGATTAACTTTGGTCATATTGCTTTTATGACTTTGGGCGCATACACCACTGTCTTGTTAAGTTTAAAGGGTGTACCTCTATTATTTTCAGCTATAGCTGGGGCAATTGTCGCCGCTTTGTTGGGTTTGGTAATTGGTTTTGCAACTTTAAGGTTACGGGAAGATTATCTAGGTATTGTTACTATCGGCACTGGGGAACTAATTCGTTTGGTGGTGAATAACCAAGATTTACCAGTGGGTGATGCTTGGGTATCTGGGGCGTTTGGTGTGCAGAGTTATCTCATACCCTTAAACACAACGCCAAACTTATTTTTCCGATTGCTAATGATTGCTGTACTTACCCTACTAACAATTATTACTCTATTTTCTTTGTGGCGCTGGGTGAAAACGGCTCAAAAATCCCCAAGCAACAACCAAGAATTCATTTCCCGTTTGGTAGTGGGTGTAATTTTGGGTTTATTGTCAGTAGCAATTTATGTTGCTGGTGCGATGGGACTGTATGACTATAATCCTAAAGCAGGTTTGATGTTGTTGGCTTTGTTAGTATTAGCGTTTGTATTTTGGCGGTTAGAATTTTTAGTCAAATCTCCTTGGGGTCGAGTTCTCAAAGCCATTCGCGAAGATGAAGAAGTACCCAAAGCATTAGGTAAAAACGTCTTTTGGTACAAACTACAATCTTTAATGTTAGGAGGTGCGATCGCTGGTATTGCTGGTGGTTTCTTCGCTTGGCAACTCAGCGCCATTTATCCTGATAATTTTCAGCCCCAACTCACCTTTGATGCTTGGATTATGGTAATTTTAGGCGGTTCTGGTAATAATATCGGCACAATTTTAGGTGCAGTCATTTATTTTGCTTATGATGCCCTGACACGGGAATTTTTACCAAAAATTGTCCCCTTGGATGTGGAACGCATCGGCGCTTTTCGGATTATGTTCATCGGTCTAATTCTCATGGTGCTGATGATTTGGCGACCTCAAGGTATTCTAGGTAAAAAGGAGGAACTTACTCTTGGTAAGTAA
- a CDS encoding DUF1802 family protein: protein MNKSGLIYNALCLQAPDIEALIHGRIITAIPRKLLYTEQKFALSPVDISANVVSIKAWAKCELCEILDKTKPLDILSQLTIWKPETFEEILKKQPHFFLAYLRVYHLSQPWEIPAIPNIQDKLGKFAPLPHNISVSEDKPVLSDQVFLQRKQQLEKLEPPLHPELEELQTALSQIANNNPAAQQLENDIKIFLCWSNEPTTNTLNSDLAWIKTITTLGNRSIELEEKKSNYQAGTDFENISRKSLYFLGFQVENAYKGGAGGLDLYCSQPYPLVCECKAGRSIPDRAVEELDRIGKRHLQENYLQAVRLIIGPGEPTKQLKKSLEKSAKISKTSIIKAMTLQKLVELKAKYPGAINLIELKQYLEPGQIDDKINEYIDKIEKEIKLRSHIIQAVKEIPKSTNEISVTVIEIRSHYNAINKSTLTDEIVHDLLIELSSPLTGYLGKEKGNDWKNDKFYYLRDLPIN, encoded by the coding sequence ATGAATAAATCAGGTTTAATTTATAACGCCTTGTGTTTACAAGCTCCCGATATTGAAGCTTTAATACATGGGCGAATTATTACTGCAATTCCTCGTAAATTGCTGTATACTGAACAAAAATTTGCTCTTTCTCCTGTTGATATTTCAGCAAATGTAGTTTCAATTAAAGCATGGGCTAAATGTGAACTTTGCGAAATCCTAGATAAAACTAAACCTTTAGATATTTTATCTCAATTAACAATCTGGAAACCAGAAACATTTGAGGAAATATTAAAAAAACAGCCGCATTTTTTTCTAGCTTATTTGCGCGTTTATCATTTATCTCAACCTTGGGAAATTCCAGCTATTCCCAATATCCAAGATAAACTAGGTAAATTTGCACCTTTACCTCATAATATTTCTGTATCTGAAGATAAACCCGTATTAAGTGATCAAGTATTTCTTCAACGCAAACAACAATTAGAAAAACTAGAACCTCCCTTACATCCTGAACTAGAAGAATTACAAACTGCATTATCACAAATAGCCAACAATAACCCAGCAGCACAACAATTAGAAAATGACATCAAAATATTTTTATGTTGGAGTAATGAACCAACTACAAATACACTAAATTCCGATTTAGCTTGGATAAAAACAATTACAACTTTAGGAAATAGAAGCATAGAACTAGAAGAGAAAAAAAGCAACTATCAAGCGGGTACAGACTTTGAAAACATCTCCCGTAAAAGCCTTTATTTTTTAGGATTTCAAGTTGAAAATGCTTATAAAGGTGGTGCTGGAGGTTTAGACTTATATTGTTCCCAACCTTATCCTTTAGTGTGCGAATGTAAAGCAGGGAGAAGTATTCCAGATCGTGCCGTAGAAGAATTAGATAGAATAGGAAAAAGACATCTGCAAGAAAATTATCTACAAGCAGTACGCTTAATTATTGGACCAGGAGAACCTACTAAACAACTCAAAAAATCTCTCGAAAAATCTGCCAAAATATCTAAAACCAGTATTATTAAAGCTATGACATTACAAAAATTAGTAGAACTAAAAGCAAAATATCCAGGTGCAATAAATTTAATTGAATTAAAGCAATATTTAGAACCTGGACAAATTGATGATAAAATTAACGAATATATAGATAAAATAGAAAAAGAGATTAAATTGCGATCGCACATTATTCAAGCAGTCAAAGAAATTCCTAAATCAACTAACGAAATTTCTGTAACAGTGATAGAAATTCGTAGTCACTATAACGCCATCAATAAATCAACTTTAACAGATGAAATAGTACATGATTTATTAATAGAACTATCATCACCATTAACAGGTTACTTAGGAAAAGAAAAAGGAAACGACTGGAAAAATGATAAATTCTATTATTTACGCGACTTACCAATAAATTAA
- a CDS encoding Uma2 family endonuclease, whose protein sequence is MIVATAKKMTFEEFLQFDDGTDTLYELENGELIPMPLESELNRRIAMFLLIYFSQLGIPYYRLSMKTEMAVYSRQVGVRVPDLIVFSEELAQVMQGATRSLILMDMPPPLLVVEIVSPNQENRDYRYKRSEYAARGIAEYWIVDPMQQKVTVLEWVEGFYEEQVFTVDQTICSPLFMDLKLNVAEVLQG, encoded by the coding sequence ATGATAGTTGCTACGGCTAAAAAAATGACCTTTGAAGAATTTCTTCAATTTGATGATGGTACAGATACTTTATATGAATTGGAGAACGGAGAATTAATTCCTATGCCTTTAGAAAGTGAGCTAAATCGGCGCATAGCAATGTTTTTATTAATCTATTTTTCTCAATTAGGTATTCCCTATTACCGCTTGAGTATGAAAACAGAAATGGCTGTATATAGTCGGCAGGTCGGGGTGCGTGTTCCTGATTTGATCGTGTTTTCTGAAGAATTAGCTCAGGTAATGCAGGGTGCTACACGCTCTCTAATTTTAATGGATATGCCACCACCTTTGTTAGTTGTCGAGATAGTAAGTCCAAATCAGGAAAATCGAGATTATCGTTACAAGCGTTCTGAGTATGCAGCACGAGGTATTGCTGAATATTGGATTGTTGATCCGATGCAGCAAAAGGTAACGGTTTTAGAGTGGGTAGAAGGTTTTTATGAAGAGCAAGTTTTTACAGTTGATCAGACAATTTGTTCTCCTTTATTTATGGATCTCAAGTTAAATGTAGCTGAGGTTTTACAAGGATAA
- a CDS encoding helix-turn-helix domain-containing protein, with the protein MLQPGTSLVEAARFLGVDQSTLYTALRTGQIPTTRRNGCTVITQGALMDYQARMRHIL; encoded by the coding sequence ATGCTCCAACCAGGTACATCCCTTGTCGAAGCAGCTAGATTTTTGGGTGTAGACCAAAGCACCTTGTATACAGCTTTAAGAACAGGACAAATTCCCACAACTAGACGAAATGGTTGCACTGTCATTACTCAAGGTGCATTAATGGACTATCAAGCCAGAATGCGACACATTTTGTAA